The genomic window ATCAACACCACGCCGCCGCTCGGCGCCGCCATGGGGAACAGCGGCATACCGGTGAGCGCCCGCAGGGCGAGGTCGCCGGAGAACAGGGCGAGGCCCACGAGCAGGGCGGCGGCGGCGAGGCGGGCGAGACCGCCGCGGACGAGGCCGGCGGGGGCAAGGCCCGTCAGGGCGATCACCGTCGGGGCATGGAACAGCAGGAACTGCGCCGCCGTCTTCAGGGTCTCGCCGCCGCTGGTATGCGCGGCCGCCGCGCTGGCCGCGACGCCGAGGCCGCCGGCCAGGGCCGCCAGCGCGGCGAGGATGCGGTCGAGGCCGGTCATGCACCGCGCTCCTGCAGCAGCCGGACGATGCTGGCGCGCAACTCCGCCACGCCGCGGTCGTCGCGGCTCGACGTCAGCAGCACCTCGGGATAGGCCGCCGGGCGCTTGGCCAGAGCGTCCTGGATGCCGGCGACGCGCCGGTCGATCTCGGCTTTCTTCAGCGCGTCGCCCTTGGTCAGCACGACCTGATAGGACACCGCCGCCTTGTCGAGCCCGTCGAGCAGGTCGGTGTCGATCTGCTTGAGCCCGTGGCGGGAATCGATCAGCACGTAGACGCGGGCGAGGTTCGAGCGGCCCTTCAGGTAGGCATGGATCAGCTTGGTCCAGGCCTCGACCTTGGCCTTCTCGACGGCGGCGTAGCCGTAGCCCGGCATGTCGACCAGCGTCAGGCGCCCGCCGATGCGGAAGAAGTTGAGCTGCTGGGTGCGCCCCGGCGTGTGCGAGGTCCGCGCCAGGGTGTTGCGCCCGGTCAGGGCGTTGACGAGGCTCGACTTGCCGACGTTCGATCGCCCGGCAAAGGCGATCTCGACGCCTTCCATCGGCGGCAGCGCGCCGAGGGCCGGGGCGGCGGCGGTGAAATCGGCCGCGCCCGCGAACAGGAGACGACCGGCTTCGAGAAGCTCGGGGGAGGGGGCTTCGGTCTCGGCGTCGGTCATGAAGGTTCGTTGCCTCTTCCCCTCACCGGACACACGCGCATCGGGCCGATCATGACGGCAGGATGCGGTATCTCGGGGGCGGCCCGAGATCCGCGGGAGGACGGTCGTCGTGCTCAGCCCTTGGCGGCGGCGCTCTTGTCGCCGCGTTTGAACATGCCCCTGAGGTTGTCCCACAGCTCCACCTTCACGCCGTTGCGGCGCATGATGATGTATTGCTGGATCACCGAGAGGGTGTTGTTCCAGGCCCAGTAGATCACGAGGCCGGCCGGGAACGAGCCGAGCATGAAGGTGAACACGATCGGCATCAAGGTGAACACCTGCGCCTGGACCGGATCCGGCGGCGCGGGGTTCATCTTCATCTGGACGAACATCGTCAGCCCCATGATGATCGGCCACACGCCCAGATGGATGAAGTCGGGCGCGGCGAACGGCAGCAGGCCGAACAGGTTCACGATGCTGGTCGGATCGGGCGCGGCGAGATCCTGGATCCAGCCGAAGAAGGGCGCGTGCCGCATCTCGATGGTGATGAACAGGACCTTGTAGAGCGCGAAGAAGACCGGGATCTGGATCAGCACCGGCCAGCAGCCGGCCACCGGATTGATCTTCTCCTTCTTGTACAGCTCCATCATCGCCTGCTGCTGCTTCATCTTGTCGTCTTTGTACCGCTCCCGGATGGAGGTCATCTCCGGCTGCACGGCCTTCATCTTGGCCATGGAGACGTAGGACCGGTTGGCGATCGGCAGGAAGAAGATCTTCAGGATCAGCGTCACGAGCAGGATCGAGACGCCGAAATTGCCCAGCAGGTGGAAGAAGAAGTCCAGCGCCCGGAACATCGGCTTGGTCAGGAACCAGAACCAGCCCCAGTCGATCATCAGGTCGAACTGCTTGATGCCGAGCTCGCGCTCGTAGGCGTTGATCTGGTTGACCTCCTTGGCGCCCGCGAACAGGCGCTGGGTCGTGGCCGACGACGCGTTCGGCGCCACCGTGACGGCATCGCCCCGGACGCTGGTCTGGTAGACCTTGGTCGCGCCGTCGGTGCGCTCGGTGAAGGCGCCGGTGTAGGGCTTGTCCTGCTCGGGGATCGTCGCGGCGGCCCAGTACTTGTCGGTGATGCCGACCCAGCCGCCGGTCACGCCCGTCCACGCCTTGCCCTGCGTGGCGGCCCCGCTGTAGGCCGGCTCCTTGCCGACCTTGTCGTAGGTGTATTCCTGCAGGCCGTCGCCGCCGAGAACGCCGATCAGGCCCTCGTGCAGCACGTAGTAGCCCTGGGTGTGCGGCTTGCCCCAGCGCGAGACGAGGCCGTAGGGATAGAGCGTGACGGCGTTGGCCGAGCCGTTCTCGACCTCGTCGCGCACCGTGAACATGAACTTGTCGTCCACCGCGACGATGCGCTTGAAGACGAGGCCCTGGCCGTTGTCCCAAGACAGTGTCAGCGGCTTGCCGGGGGCGAGCAGGTCGCCGTCGGCCTTCCACACGGTGTCGCCGTTGGGCAGCGGGCCGGCATTGGCGCCGACCCAGCCGAATTCGGCGTAGTACGGGTTGGCGCTGCCGGTCGGCGAGAGCAGCACGATGCGCGGGCTCTCGTCGCTGACGGTCTCATGGTAGTTCTTCAGGCTCACGTCGTCGATGCGCGCGCCTTTCAGCGCGATCGAGCCGTAGAGCGCGGGCGTGTCGATCCGCACCCGGGCCGAGCGGGCCAGTGCGTCCTCGCGGGAGACGGGGCCCTGCGCGGCGGCGCCCGGCACGGTGCCGGGGACGGGTGCGCTCGGGCCGCCCTCGCGCGGGCTCGGGGCCGGGATGCCGTCCGCCGTCTGCGGCGTGCCGGGCTGCGTGGGCTGGCTCTGCGCCGCCGCCTGCCGCTGGCGCTCGCTGGCCGGCCCGGTGACGAAGTAATGCCAGCCGAGCAGGACCACCAGCGACAAGGCGATGGCGACGAACATGTTCGTCTTGTCGTTACCCATCGGTCGATCCGTCAGGCGCTTTCGATGTGGGGGAGGAGGTGGGCGAGCCGTCGGGGGCCGCGCCCCGTCCGGAGCGAGAGCCGCCGCGTCGCGGCTTCGAGGCGTTGCGAGCCGCGGCATCGCCGGAGCGCGGGGCGGCCGGGCGCGTCACCGCGTGGAGGGCGCGGCGCAGGTCCTCGACGAGGCTGTCGAAGGGGGCGTCGAGGGCGGGGCGCCGGGCGATCACCACGACATCCGCTCCGACCGCGGGCGCATCCGCCGCCACGGCCGCGACCGCGCTGCGCAGGCGTCGCCGGATCCGGTTGCGTTCGGTCGCATGCCCTACGCGCTTGGTGATGGTGAAGCCGAG from Methylorubrum populi includes these protein-coding regions:
- a CDS encoding DUF423 domain-containing protein; the protein is MTGLDRILAALAALAGGLGVAASAAAAHTSGGETLKTAAQFLLFHAPTVIALTGLAPAGLVRGGLARLAAAALLVGLALFSGDLALRALTGMPLFPMAAPSGGVVLMAGWLLAAFAMLVPARR
- the yihA gene encoding ribosome biogenesis GTP-binding protein YihA/YsxC, which translates into the protein MTDAETEAPSPELLEAGRLLFAGAADFTAAAPALGALPPMEGVEIAFAGRSNVGKSSLVNALTGRNTLARTSHTPGRTQQLNFFRIGGRLTLVDMPGYGYAAVEKAKVEAWTKLIHAYLKGRSNLARVYVLIDSRHGLKQIDTDLLDGLDKAAVSYQVVLTKGDALKKAEIDRRVAGIQDALAKRPAAYPEVLLTSSRDDRGVAELRASIVRLLQERGA
- the yidC gene encoding membrane protein insertase YidC → MGNDKTNMFVAIALSLVVLLGWHYFVTGPASERQRQAAAQSQPTQPGTPQTADGIPAPSPREGGPSAPVPGTVPGAAAQGPVSREDALARSARVRIDTPALYGSIALKGARIDDVSLKNYHETVSDESPRIVLLSPTGSANPYYAEFGWVGANAGPLPNGDTVWKADGDLLAPGKPLTLSWDNGQGLVFKRIVAVDDKFMFTVRDEVENGSANAVTLYPYGLVSRWGKPHTQGYYVLHEGLIGVLGGDGLQEYTYDKVGKEPAYSGAATQGKAWTGVTGGWVGITDKYWAAATIPEQDKPYTGAFTERTDGATKVYQTSVRGDAVTVAPNASSATTQRLFAGAKEVNQINAYERELGIKQFDLMIDWGWFWFLTKPMFRALDFFFHLLGNFGVSILLVTLILKIFFLPIANRSYVSMAKMKAVQPEMTSIRERYKDDKMKQQQAMMELYKKEKINPVAGCWPVLIQIPVFFALYKVLFITIEMRHAPFFGWIQDLAAPDPTSIVNLFGLLPFAAPDFIHLGVWPIIMGLTMFVQMKMNPAPPDPVQAQVFTLMPIVFTFMLGSFPAGLVIYWAWNNTLSVIQQYIIMRRNGVKVELWDNLRGMFKRGDKSAAAKG
- the rnpA gene encoding ribonuclease P protein component — its product is MSTIRRLRRRPDFLAAAQGRRFHTERMSAQGRLRRPDEIRDGATAEGLFLGFTITKRVGHATERNRIRRRLRSAVAAVAADAPAVGADVVVIARRPALDAPFDSLVEDLRRALHAVTRPAAPRSGDAAARNASKPRRGGSRSGRGAAPDGSPTSSPTSKAPDGSTDG